DNA from Streptomyces sp. Edi4:
GGCCTCCTTGTCGCGGACCTGGACCTGCGCGAGCCCCTCGGCGGCCGCCTCCGCCTGCAAGCCCTCGGCGAGCCGGAGCTTGGCCCGCGCGTCGAGGTCGGCGGACTTCAACCGGGCCTCGGCCAGAGTCAGTTGTTCGGCCGCGCGGTGCTTGGCCGCGGCCTCGGCGGCCTCCGCCGCCTTGATGTCCTTGACCAGCTTCTCCTGCGCCTCGGCCTCGGCGCCGATGATCACGGCCTGCCGGGTCCGCTCGGCCTCCTCCACCATGCGGAGCTTCTTGATCGACTCCTCCTGCTCGGCGACCGTACGGTCCACCGCGATCCGCTCGCGCACCACATCGGCCACCTCGCGCCGCTCGGCCTCGACCTCCTTGTCCTTCGCGATCGCGGACAGCGCCGTCTCCCGCTCCCGGCCGATGACTTCGAGCATCCGGTCCTTCTCGATGCGCTCGTTCTCCACCGCAATGACCCGCTCGCGGTTCTTCTGCGCGACCGCGATCTCCCGCGCCTGGTTCTCGCGCTGCACCCCAAGCAGCTCCTCGGTCCGCAGGAACGCGGTCTGCGCGCCCAGGCGTTCCTCCTCCTGCACCTTGGACGTGGCGGCCTCCTCCCGCGCGCGCAGCGTCTCGACCTCCCGGTGCTGCTTGATCTCGGCCTCCGCCTGGCGGCGCTGGAGCTCCAGGATCGTCTCGCGGGCGTCCACGTTCTGCCGGGTGATCTCCTTCTCCTCGGTGCGCTGGAACTCATTGGTGCGTACGTGCTCGACGGTCGTCAGCTCGGTGATCTTGCGGATGCCCTGGGCGTCGAGGATGTTCGCCGCGTCCAGCTGCGACATCGGGGTCTGCTCCAGGTGGTCGATCGCGGCGTCGTCGAGGTGGTAGCCGTTCAGGTCGGTGCCGATGACGCGGATGATCCGGTCGCGGAACTCCTCGCGCTGGGTGTACAGGTCCACGAAGTCGAGCTGCTTGCCGACGGTCTTCAGCGCCTCGGAGAACTTCGCGGCGAAGAAGTCCTGGATGGCGACCCGGTCGCTGGCCCGCTGGGTGCCGATCGACTGCGCGACCTTGATGACGTCCTCGACGGTCTTGTTGACCCGGACGAAGAACGAGATGTGGATGTCGGCGCGGATGTTGTCCTGGCAGATCAGGCCCTCGCGCCCGGTGCGGCGGATCTCGATGGTCTTCACCGAGATGTCCATGTACTCGGCCTTGTGCAGCACCGGGAGGACCACGGCGCCGGTGAAGGTGACATCGACCTTCTTGGTCTTGGAGATGATCAGCGCCCGGCCCTGCTCCACCTTCCGGAACAGCTTGCCGACCACCAGGAGCAAGGTGACCGCGATGAGCAGGACAACGGCGACGAGTACGCCGATGCCCAGGGAAATGGCATCCATGAGACGTCCTTGGGACAGGGTGGAGTGAAAGCGAGACGGTGTCCGGGTCCGGCGGGCCCGGCGGCGGCCCTGGCGAACGCGTCAGGCGCGGGTGCGCGGGTCGAGCGCGTGATCGTAGGGAGCGACCCAGAAGAACTCGCCGTCGTCGTCGAACGCGTACAACAGGCCCGTGCTGCCCAGGCGCAGGGGATCGGTGCCGCTCTGGCGGACCTGTACCAGGGCGGTCGACCCGTCGGGCGCCGCGACCTCCGCCTGACCGAACACGGCGGACACGGAACCGGTACGGATCGTGCAGGTCAGACCGATGAAGTCGAGCCGGGACGGCGGTGGGTGGTCGGGCAGGAGACGGCGCAGACAGCGGACCAGGAGGCGGGCGGCGACCCAGCCCGTCACCAGCGCCGCCGCCAGCACCCCGCCGCCCAGCGCGGCCCGCAGCGAACCGGACGCCCCCGAGCGGCGTACGAGCACGCAGCCGGCGAGACTGGTGAACCAGGCGATCGCGGTCAGGAGCGACACCGAGACCGTCACCGGGACCCCGCCCGCGCCGAACGCGCCCCCGCGCACGTCCCCGTCGAACGCGCTGTGCTCGGCGGCGCCGACCAGCACGAGCAGCCAGAACACCACGATCACGACCAGCGCGGCGCTGAACAGCGCGGCGGGAAACCCGAACGCGGCGCCCCAGAACTCCCCCATCGCGGCGCCCCCTTCGTACCCGGCCACGGTGATGGCGGGCCACCGGGGTGCTCCGGCGCCGGGCGCGTACCGCGCGTTCGGCACCGGAGTCGTTCCCCCGTGTTCCCCCGCGCACATCTTGGCCAGGGCCGCGCCGGCGCGCACTGCCGGATCCCGGCAGCCTTTACGGCTCGACGCTGCCGGATACCGTCCCGGCCGCCACGGGCCGGGGGCGCCCCGCGTCAAGAAAGCGCACGAAGTGCGTCAAAAAGCGCGGGCGGCACGTCAATGTGCGGCAGAACCGGTGGCGGGGCAGGACCTGCCCGGGCACCATCTCGACGGCCGCGCCCGGACACTGGCCGAAACCGGTGCCAGGGGCGCGTGCTCACCCGCGTCGAACCGGGGCCGTGCCGCGTCCTGAACGCGCGGGCGCACCAACTGTGTGGGGGCCAACCGTGCGAGGGGTAACTGAGCGGGGGCGCGGCGCACACGCGGGCACGGGGCCCGCGTGCCCGTCGGCTCCGACCCGCTACACCAGCTCGGGCTGCGGCTCCCGCCGTGGCGCCGGTACGTCCTTCGGCTCCCACGCGGCGGTGGTGCGCAGATAGCCGAGGACGACCGACAGGAGCGCCAGCACGACCAGCGGGCCGCACACCCACGGATGCTCCGCCATCGTCACCGGCAGATAGCGGTAGGAGGTGAGGAGCGCGGCGAAGACCGCCGTGCCGTAGGCGACCATCCGCATTCCCGGGCGGTCCCAGCCCCGGTCGAAGGCCCGCAGCGCCGTCTCGACGGTGAGCGCGAACACCACACCGGCCACGAGATCGACGCCGTAGTGGTAGCCGAAGGCCAGGGTCGCGCTGAGCGTGGCGACCAGCCAGAACGCCCCGGCGTACCGCAGCAGGCGCGGGCCTCTGCGGGAGTGGATGAAGATCGCGGTGGCCCACGCCGTGTGCAGGCTCGGCATGCAGTTGCGCGGGGTGATCCCGTCGTACGGAACCGGGTGCGGGACACCGACGGGTGGCGGTGTGTGCGGCCACAGGTTGGCCACCGCCCACTCGACGCCGCCGGTTCCGGAGGTGCCGGGCCCGTACGCGAAGATCGGGCCCACCACGGGGAAGATCATGTAGACGGC
Protein-coding regions in this window:
- a CDS encoding flotillin family protein gives rise to the protein MDAISLGIGVLVAVVLLIAVTLLLVVGKLFRKVEQGRALIISKTKKVDVTFTGAVVLPVLHKAEYMDISVKTIEIRRTGREGLICQDNIRADIHISFFVRVNKTVEDVIKVAQSIGTQRASDRVAIQDFFAAKFSEALKTVGKQLDFVDLYTQREEFRDRIIRVIGTDLNGYHLDDAAIDHLEQTPMSQLDAANILDAQGIRKITELTTVEHVRTNEFQRTEEKEITRQNVDARETILELQRRQAEAEIKQHREVETLRAREEAATSKVQEEERLGAQTAFLRTEELLGVQRENQAREIAVAQKNRERVIAVENERIEKDRMLEVIGRERETALSAIAKDKEVEAERREVADVVRERIAVDRTVAEQEESIKKLRMVEEAERTRQAVIIGAEAEAQEKLVKDIKAAEAAEAAAKHRAAEQLTLAEARLKSADLDARAKLRLAEGLQAEAAAEGLAQVQVRDKEAEVTEKAGRAEAEATGARLKAEAEGARLKALALAEGTQAQAAADAAMIGEKLKAEAEGLTKKAAAMAALDDASRGHEEYRLRLAAEKEIRLAGLDAQRQVAEAQASVLATGLENADINIVGGESVFFDRLISSIALGQSVDGFVRHSETARTLAEPWLDGSASFPEDLTRVLSSVSSGDVQNLTVSALLMKLMNSGDAQAGQLSRLLNKADAAGQLGVEDTPVPAPAAAGAVNGSATA